In Passer domesticus isolate bPasDom1 chromosome 9, bPasDom1.hap1, whole genome shotgun sequence, a genomic segment contains:
- the CPNE9 gene encoding copine-9 isoform X5 encodes MAAPGALEPAAGPVPGTKVELTVSCRNLLDMDTFSKSDPVVVLFVQVSGSSEWKEFGRTEVIDNTLNPDFVRKFVLDYYFEEKQNLRFDVYNVDSKSCSALKQDFLGQAFVALGEVIGSQRGRLERPLTGVPGKRCGTILLLAEELSNCRDIVTMQLCANKLDKKDFFGKSDPFLVFYRSNEDGTFTICHKTEVVKNTLNPVWQPFTIPVRALCNGDYDRTVKIDVYDWDRDGSHDFIGEFATSYRELSRAQSQFTVYEVLNPRKKCKKKKYVNSGTVTLLSFSVESEFTFVDYIRGGTQLNFTVAIDFTASNGLPSQPTSLHYASPYQLSAYALALKAVGEIIQDYDSDKLFPAYGFGAKVPPDGKISHQFPLNNNVENPSCAGIEGVLESYLQSLRTVQLYGPTNFAPVINQVAGIAAQVTDGSQYHVLLIITDGVISDMLQTKEAIVTASSLPMSIIIVGVGPAEFEAMEELDGDEVRLSSRGRYAERDIVQFVPFRDYVDDSGNQVLSMARLAKDVLAEIPEQLLSYMKTRDIKPRRADPE; translated from the exons ATGGCGGCTCCGGGAGCGCTGGAGCCGGCGGCCGGCCCCGTGCCGGGCACCAAGGTGGAGCTCACCGTGTCCTGCCG GAACCTGCTGGACATGGACACCTTCTCCAAGTCCGACCCAG TGGTGGTCCTCTTTGTGCAGGTCTCGGGGAGCAGCGAGTGGAAGGAG TTCGGACGCACCGAGGTGATCGACAACACCCTGAACCCCGACTTTGTCCGCAAGTTCGTCCTCGACTACTACTTCGAGGAGAAGCAAAACCTCCGCTTCGATGT CTACAACGTGGACTCCAAGAGCTGCTCCGCTTTAAAGCAG GACTTCCTGGGGCAGGCATTTGTGGCACTGGGAGAGGTGATTGGGTCCCAGCGGGGACGCCTGGAGAGACCTTTAAC GGGGGTCCCAGGGAAGCGGTGTGGGACTATCTTGCTGCTGGCCGAGGAACTGAGCAACTGCCGG gacaTTGTCACAATGCAGCTGTGTGCCAACAAGCTGGATAAGAAGGACTTCTTTGGAAAATCCGATCCTTTCCTCGTCTTCTATCGTAGCAATGAGGATGGCAC ATTTACTATCTGCCATAAGACAGAGGTGGTGAAGAACACCCTGAACCCGGTGTGGCAGCCCTTCACCATCCCCGTGCGCGCCCTCTGCAACGGCGACTACGACCG GACGGTGAAGATAGATGTGTACGACTGGGACCGGGATGGGAG CCACGACTTCATTGGGGAATTTGCCACCAGCTACCGGGAGCTCTCTCGAGCACAGAGTCAGTTCACAGTGTATGAG GTGCTGAATCCCAGGAAGAAATGCAAGAAGAAGAAATATGTGAATTCTGGCACt GTGACACTGCTCTCCTTCTCCGTTGAGTCTGAGTTCACCTTCGTTGACTACATACGGGGCGG GACGCAGCTGAATTTCACTGTTGCCATTGACTTCACGGCCTCCAATG ggttGCCATCACAGCCCACCTCGCTGCACTACGCGAGCCCCTACCAGCTGAGCGCCTATGCCCTGGCACTGAAGGCAGTGGGGGAAATCATCCAGGACTACGACAGTGACAAGCTCTTCCCTGCCTACGGCTTTGGTGCCAAAGTCCCACCTGACGGCAAGATCTCCCACCAGTTTCCTCTG AACAACAATGTGGAGaaccccagctgtgctggcattGAAGGCGTGCTGGAGTCCTACCTCCAGAGCCTGCGCACCGTCCAGCTCTATGGTCCTACCAACTTTGCTCCCGTCATCAACCAGGTGGCTGG GATAGCTGCCCAGGTGACCGATGGCTCACAATATCACGTCCTGCTCATCATCACCGACGGTGTCATCTCTGACATGCTGCAGACCAAGGAAGCCATTGTCACT GCTTCCTCCCTGCCCATGTCCATCATCATTGTGGGAGTAGGCCCAGCTGAGTTTGAGG CCATGGAGGAGCTGGACGGTGACGAGGTACGGTTGTCTTCCCGGGGACGGTATGCTGAGAGGGACATTGTACAG TTTGTGCCATTTCGGGATTACGTGGACGACTCGGGCAACCAGGTGCTGAGCATGGCCCGCCTGGCCAAGGACGTGCTGGCTGAGatccctgagcagctgctctcTTACATGAAGACCCGTGACATCAAGCCTCGCCGGGCAGATCCCGAGTAG
- the CPNE9 gene encoding copine-9 isoform X6: MPHGDWQKDFLGQAFVALGEVIGSQRGRLERPLTGVPGKRCGTILLLAEELSNCRDIVTMQLCANKLDKKDFFGKSDPFLVFYRSNEDGTFTICHKTEVVKNTLNPVWQPFTIPVRALCNGDYDRTVKIDVYDWDRDGSHDFIGEFATSYRELSRAQSQFTVYEVLNPRKKCKKKKYVNSGTVTLLSFSVESEFTFVDYIRGGTQLNFTVAIDFTASNGECTWCLGGSPSPWGWPWGGCNGHCAAGLPSQPTSLHYASPYQLSAYALALKAVGEIIQDYDSDKLFPAYGFGAKVPPDGKISHQFPLVRPPRGTGLRVNPDPWLWGRAGLGSAHSSLAGRGSTLATFCPSVPQPGGQQELWSPTKCPISIPQNNNVENPSCAGIEGVLESYLQSLRTVQLYGPTNFAPVINQVAGIAAQVTDGSQYHVLLIITDGVISDMLQTKEAIVTASSLPMSIIIVGVGPAEFEAMEELDGDEVRLSSRGRYAERDIVQFVPFRDYVDDSGNQVLSMARLAKDVLAEIPEQLLSYMKTRDIKPRRADPE, encoded by the exons ATGCCCCACGGGGACTGGCAGAAG GACTTCCTGGGGCAGGCATTTGTGGCACTGGGAGAGGTGATTGGGTCCCAGCGGGGACGCCTGGAGAGACCTTTAAC GGGGGTCCCAGGGAAGCGGTGTGGGACTATCTTGCTGCTGGCCGAGGAACTGAGCAACTGCCGG gacaTTGTCACAATGCAGCTGTGTGCCAACAAGCTGGATAAGAAGGACTTCTTTGGAAAATCCGATCCTTTCCTCGTCTTCTATCGTAGCAATGAGGATGGCAC ATTTACTATCTGCCATAAGACAGAGGTGGTGAAGAACACCCTGAACCCGGTGTGGCAGCCCTTCACCATCCCCGTGCGCGCCCTCTGCAACGGCGACTACGACCG GACGGTGAAGATAGATGTGTACGACTGGGACCGGGATGGGAG CCACGACTTCATTGGGGAATTTGCCACCAGCTACCGGGAGCTCTCTCGAGCACAGAGTCAGTTCACAGTGTATGAG GTGCTGAATCCCAGGAAGAAATGCAAGAAGAAGAAATATGTGAATTCTGGCACt GTGACACTGCTCTCCTTCTCCGTTGAGTCTGAGTTCACCTTCGTTGACTACATACGGGGCGG GACGCAGCTGAATTTCACTGTTGCCATTGACTTCACGGCCTCCAATGGTGAGTGCACTTGGTGTCTGGGGGGGTCCCCATCACCGTGGGGCTGGCCGTGGGGCGGGTGCAATgggcactgtgctgcagggttGCCATCACAGCCCACCTCGCTGCACTACGCGAGCCCCTACCAGCTGAGCGCCTATGCCCTGGCACTGAAGGCAGTGGGGGAAATCATCCAGGACTACGACAGTGACAAGCTCTTCCCTGCCTACGGCTTTGGTGCCAAAGTCCCACCTGACGGCAAGATCTCCCACCAGTTTCCTCTGGTGCGCCCTCCCcgtgggacagggctgagagTGAACCCAGACCCCTGgctgtggggcagagctggccttgggagtgcccacagcagcttggcagggaggggaagcacCCTGGCAACATTCTGCCCCAGTgtcccacagcctgggggacagcaggagctgtggtCCCCCACCAAGTGCCCCATCTCTATCCCCCAGAACAACAATGTGGAGaaccccagctgtgctggcattGAAGGCGTGCTGGAGTCCTACCTCCAGAGCCTGCGCACCGTCCAGCTCTATGGTCCTACCAACTTTGCTCCCGTCATCAACCAGGTGGCTGG GATAGCTGCCCAGGTGACCGATGGCTCACAATATCACGTCCTGCTCATCATCACCGACGGTGTCATCTCTGACATGCTGCAGACCAAGGAAGCCATTGTCACT GCTTCCTCCCTGCCCATGTCCATCATCATTGTGGGAGTAGGCCCAGCTGAGTTTGAGG CCATGGAGGAGCTGGACGGTGACGAGGTACGGTTGTCTTCCCGGGGACGGTATGCTGAGAGGGACATTGTACAG TTTGTGCCATTTCGGGATTACGTGGACGACTCGGGCAACCAGGTGCTGAGCATGGCCCGCCTGGCCAAGGACGTGCTGGCTGAGatccctgagcagctgctctcTTACATGAAGACCCGTGACATCAAGCCTCGCCGGGCAGATCCCGAGTAG
- the CPNE9 gene encoding copine-9 isoform X3: protein MAAPGALEPAAGPVPGTKVELTVSCRNLLDMDTFSKSDPVVVLFVQVSGSSEWKEFGRTEVIDNTLNPDFVRKFVLDYYFEEKQNLRFDVYNVDSKSCSALKQDFLGQAFVALGEVIGSQRGRLERPLTGVPGKRCGTILLLAEELSNCRDIVTMQLCANKLDKKDFFGKSDPFLVFYRSNEDGTFTICHKTEVVKNTLNPVWQPFTIPVRALCNGDYDRTVKIDVYDWDRDGSHDFIGEFATSYRELSRAQSQFTVYEVLNPRKKCKKKKYVNSGTVTLLSFSVESEFTFVDYIRGGTQLNFTVAIDFTASNGLPSQPTSLHYASPYQLSAYALALKAVGEIIQDYDSDKLFPAYGFGAKVPPDGKISHQFPLVRPPRGTGLRVNPDPWLWGRAGLGSAHSSLAGRGSTLATFCPSVPQPGGQQELWSPTKCPISIPQNNNVENPSCAGIEGVLESYLQSLRTVQLYGPTNFAPVINQVAGIAAQVTDGSQYHVLLIITDGVISDMLQTKEAIVTASSLPMSIIIVGVGPAEFEAMEELDGDEVRLSSRGRYAERDIVQFVPFRDYVDDSGNQVLSMARLAKDVLAEIPEQLLSYMKTRDIKPRRADPE from the exons ATGGCGGCTCCGGGAGCGCTGGAGCCGGCGGCCGGCCCCGTGCCGGGCACCAAGGTGGAGCTCACCGTGTCCTGCCG GAACCTGCTGGACATGGACACCTTCTCCAAGTCCGACCCAG TGGTGGTCCTCTTTGTGCAGGTCTCGGGGAGCAGCGAGTGGAAGGAG TTCGGACGCACCGAGGTGATCGACAACACCCTGAACCCCGACTTTGTCCGCAAGTTCGTCCTCGACTACTACTTCGAGGAGAAGCAAAACCTCCGCTTCGATGT CTACAACGTGGACTCCAAGAGCTGCTCCGCTTTAAAGCAG GACTTCCTGGGGCAGGCATTTGTGGCACTGGGAGAGGTGATTGGGTCCCAGCGGGGACGCCTGGAGAGACCTTTAAC GGGGGTCCCAGGGAAGCGGTGTGGGACTATCTTGCTGCTGGCCGAGGAACTGAGCAACTGCCGG gacaTTGTCACAATGCAGCTGTGTGCCAACAAGCTGGATAAGAAGGACTTCTTTGGAAAATCCGATCCTTTCCTCGTCTTCTATCGTAGCAATGAGGATGGCAC ATTTACTATCTGCCATAAGACAGAGGTGGTGAAGAACACCCTGAACCCGGTGTGGCAGCCCTTCACCATCCCCGTGCGCGCCCTCTGCAACGGCGACTACGACCG GACGGTGAAGATAGATGTGTACGACTGGGACCGGGATGGGAG CCACGACTTCATTGGGGAATTTGCCACCAGCTACCGGGAGCTCTCTCGAGCACAGAGTCAGTTCACAGTGTATGAG GTGCTGAATCCCAGGAAGAAATGCAAGAAGAAGAAATATGTGAATTCTGGCACt GTGACACTGCTCTCCTTCTCCGTTGAGTCTGAGTTCACCTTCGTTGACTACATACGGGGCGG GACGCAGCTGAATTTCACTGTTGCCATTGACTTCACGGCCTCCAATG ggttGCCATCACAGCCCACCTCGCTGCACTACGCGAGCCCCTACCAGCTGAGCGCCTATGCCCTGGCACTGAAGGCAGTGGGGGAAATCATCCAGGACTACGACAGTGACAAGCTCTTCCCTGCCTACGGCTTTGGTGCCAAAGTCCCACCTGACGGCAAGATCTCCCACCAGTTTCCTCTGGTGCGCCCTCCCcgtgggacagggctgagagTGAACCCAGACCCCTGgctgtggggcagagctggccttgggagtgcccacagcagcttggcagggaggggaagcacCCTGGCAACATTCTGCCCCAGTgtcccacagcctgggggacagcaggagctgtggtCCCCCACCAAGTGCCCCATCTCTATCCCCCAGAACAACAATGTGGAGaaccccagctgtgctggcattGAAGGCGTGCTGGAGTCCTACCTCCAGAGCCTGCGCACCGTCCAGCTCTATGGTCCTACCAACTTTGCTCCCGTCATCAACCAGGTGGCTGG GATAGCTGCCCAGGTGACCGATGGCTCACAATATCACGTCCTGCTCATCATCACCGACGGTGTCATCTCTGACATGCTGCAGACCAAGGAAGCCATTGTCACT GCTTCCTCCCTGCCCATGTCCATCATCATTGTGGGAGTAGGCCCAGCTGAGTTTGAGG CCATGGAGGAGCTGGACGGTGACGAGGTACGGTTGTCTTCCCGGGGACGGTATGCTGAGAGGGACATTGTACAG TTTGTGCCATTTCGGGATTACGTGGACGACTCGGGCAACCAGGTGCTGAGCATGGCCCGCCTGGCCAAGGACGTGCTGGCTGAGatccctgagcagctgctctcTTACATGAAGACCCGTGACATCAAGCCTCGCCGGGCAGATCCCGAGTAG
- the CPNE9 gene encoding copine-9 isoform X4, protein MAAPGALEPAAGPVPGTKVELTVSCRNLLDMDTFSKSDPVVVLFVQVSGSSEWKEFGRTEVIDNTLNPDFVRKFVLDYYFEEKQNLRFDVYNVDSKSCSALKQDFLGQAFVALGEVIGSQRGRLERPLTGVPGKRCGTILLLAEELSNCRDIVTMQLCANKLDKKDFFGKSDPFLVFYRSNEDGTFTICHKTEVVKNTLNPVWQPFTIPVRALCNGDYDRTVKIDVYDWDRDGSHDFIGEFATSYRELSRAQSQFTVYEVLNPRKKCKKKKYVNSGTVTLLSFSVESEFTFVDYIRGGTQLNFTVAIDFTASNGECTWCLGGSPSPWGWPWGGCNGHCAAGLPSQPTSLHYASPYQLSAYALALKAVGEIIQDYDSDKLFPAYGFGAKVPPDGKISHQFPLNNNVENPSCAGIEGVLESYLQSLRTVQLYGPTNFAPVINQVAGIAAQVTDGSQYHVLLIITDGVISDMLQTKEAIVTASSLPMSIIIVGVGPAEFEAMEELDGDEVRLSSRGRYAERDIVQFVPFRDYVDDSGNQVLSMARLAKDVLAEIPEQLLSYMKTRDIKPRRADPE, encoded by the exons ATGGCGGCTCCGGGAGCGCTGGAGCCGGCGGCCGGCCCCGTGCCGGGCACCAAGGTGGAGCTCACCGTGTCCTGCCG GAACCTGCTGGACATGGACACCTTCTCCAAGTCCGACCCAG TGGTGGTCCTCTTTGTGCAGGTCTCGGGGAGCAGCGAGTGGAAGGAG TTCGGACGCACCGAGGTGATCGACAACACCCTGAACCCCGACTTTGTCCGCAAGTTCGTCCTCGACTACTACTTCGAGGAGAAGCAAAACCTCCGCTTCGATGT CTACAACGTGGACTCCAAGAGCTGCTCCGCTTTAAAGCAG GACTTCCTGGGGCAGGCATTTGTGGCACTGGGAGAGGTGATTGGGTCCCAGCGGGGACGCCTGGAGAGACCTTTAAC GGGGGTCCCAGGGAAGCGGTGTGGGACTATCTTGCTGCTGGCCGAGGAACTGAGCAACTGCCGG gacaTTGTCACAATGCAGCTGTGTGCCAACAAGCTGGATAAGAAGGACTTCTTTGGAAAATCCGATCCTTTCCTCGTCTTCTATCGTAGCAATGAGGATGGCAC ATTTACTATCTGCCATAAGACAGAGGTGGTGAAGAACACCCTGAACCCGGTGTGGCAGCCCTTCACCATCCCCGTGCGCGCCCTCTGCAACGGCGACTACGACCG GACGGTGAAGATAGATGTGTACGACTGGGACCGGGATGGGAG CCACGACTTCATTGGGGAATTTGCCACCAGCTACCGGGAGCTCTCTCGAGCACAGAGTCAGTTCACAGTGTATGAG GTGCTGAATCCCAGGAAGAAATGCAAGAAGAAGAAATATGTGAATTCTGGCACt GTGACACTGCTCTCCTTCTCCGTTGAGTCTGAGTTCACCTTCGTTGACTACATACGGGGCGG GACGCAGCTGAATTTCACTGTTGCCATTGACTTCACGGCCTCCAATGGTGAGTGCACTTGGTGTCTGGGGGGGTCCCCATCACCGTGGGGCTGGCCGTGGGGCGGGTGCAATgggcactgtgctgcagggttGCCATCACAGCCCACCTCGCTGCACTACGCGAGCCCCTACCAGCTGAGCGCCTATGCCCTGGCACTGAAGGCAGTGGGGGAAATCATCCAGGACTACGACAGTGACAAGCTCTTCCCTGCCTACGGCTTTGGTGCCAAAGTCCCACCTGACGGCAAGATCTCCCACCAGTTTCCTCTG AACAACAATGTGGAGaaccccagctgtgctggcattGAAGGCGTGCTGGAGTCCTACCTCCAGAGCCTGCGCACCGTCCAGCTCTATGGTCCTACCAACTTTGCTCCCGTCATCAACCAGGTGGCTGG GATAGCTGCCCAGGTGACCGATGGCTCACAATATCACGTCCTGCTCATCATCACCGACGGTGTCATCTCTGACATGCTGCAGACCAAGGAAGCCATTGTCACT GCTTCCTCCCTGCCCATGTCCATCATCATTGTGGGAGTAGGCCCAGCTGAGTTTGAGG CCATGGAGGAGCTGGACGGTGACGAGGTACGGTTGTCTTCCCGGGGACGGTATGCTGAGAGGGACATTGTACAG TTTGTGCCATTTCGGGATTACGTGGACGACTCGGGCAACCAGGTGCTGAGCATGGCCCGCCTGGCCAAGGACGTGCTGGCTGAGatccctgagcagctgctctcTTACATGAAGACCCGTGACATCAAGCCTCGCCGGGCAGATCCCGAGTAG
- the CPNE9 gene encoding copine-9 isoform X2: MAAPGALEPAAGPVPGTKVELTVSCRNLLDMDTFSKSDPVVVLFVQVSGSSEWKEFGRTEVIDNTLNPDFVRKFVLDYYFEEKQNLRFDVYNVDSKSCSALKQDFLGQAFVALGEVIGSQRGRLERPLTGVPGKRCGTILLLAEELSNCRDIVTMQLCANKLDKKDFFGKSDPFLVFYRSNEDGTFTICHKTEVVKNTLNPVWQPFTIPVRALCNGDYDRTVKIDVYDWDRDGSHDFIGEFATSYRELSRAQSQFTVYEVLNPRKKCKKKKYVNSGTVTLLSFSVESEFTFVDYIRGGTQLNFTVAIDFTASNGECTWCLGGSPSPWGWPWGGCNGHCAAGLPSQPTSLHYASPYQLSAYALALKAVGEIIQDYDSDKLFPAYGFGAKVPPDGKISHQFPLVRPPRGTGLRVNPDPWLWGRAGLGSAHSSLAGRGSTLATFCPSVPQPGGQQELWSPTKCPISIPQNNNVENPSCAGIEGVLESYLQSLRTVQLYGPTNFAPVINQVAGIAAQVTDGSQYHVLLIITDGVISDMLQTKEAIVTASSLPMSIIIVGVGPAEFEGLVFPSPVFIPPRLGDTSCHPQPWRSWTVTRYGCLPGDGMLRGTLYSLCHFGITWTTRATRC; encoded by the exons ATGGCGGCTCCGGGAGCGCTGGAGCCGGCGGCCGGCCCCGTGCCGGGCACCAAGGTGGAGCTCACCGTGTCCTGCCG GAACCTGCTGGACATGGACACCTTCTCCAAGTCCGACCCAG TGGTGGTCCTCTTTGTGCAGGTCTCGGGGAGCAGCGAGTGGAAGGAG TTCGGACGCACCGAGGTGATCGACAACACCCTGAACCCCGACTTTGTCCGCAAGTTCGTCCTCGACTACTACTTCGAGGAGAAGCAAAACCTCCGCTTCGATGT CTACAACGTGGACTCCAAGAGCTGCTCCGCTTTAAAGCAG GACTTCCTGGGGCAGGCATTTGTGGCACTGGGAGAGGTGATTGGGTCCCAGCGGGGACGCCTGGAGAGACCTTTAAC GGGGGTCCCAGGGAAGCGGTGTGGGACTATCTTGCTGCTGGCCGAGGAACTGAGCAACTGCCGG gacaTTGTCACAATGCAGCTGTGTGCCAACAAGCTGGATAAGAAGGACTTCTTTGGAAAATCCGATCCTTTCCTCGTCTTCTATCGTAGCAATGAGGATGGCAC ATTTACTATCTGCCATAAGACAGAGGTGGTGAAGAACACCCTGAACCCGGTGTGGCAGCCCTTCACCATCCCCGTGCGCGCCCTCTGCAACGGCGACTACGACCG GACGGTGAAGATAGATGTGTACGACTGGGACCGGGATGGGAG CCACGACTTCATTGGGGAATTTGCCACCAGCTACCGGGAGCTCTCTCGAGCACAGAGTCAGTTCACAGTGTATGAG GTGCTGAATCCCAGGAAGAAATGCAAGAAGAAGAAATATGTGAATTCTGGCACt GTGACACTGCTCTCCTTCTCCGTTGAGTCTGAGTTCACCTTCGTTGACTACATACGGGGCGG GACGCAGCTGAATTTCACTGTTGCCATTGACTTCACGGCCTCCAATGGTGAGTGCACTTGGTGTCTGGGGGGGTCCCCATCACCGTGGGGCTGGCCGTGGGGCGGGTGCAATgggcactgtgctgcagggttGCCATCACAGCCCACCTCGCTGCACTACGCGAGCCCCTACCAGCTGAGCGCCTATGCCCTGGCACTGAAGGCAGTGGGGGAAATCATCCAGGACTACGACAGTGACAAGCTCTTCCCTGCCTACGGCTTTGGTGCCAAAGTCCCACCTGACGGCAAGATCTCCCACCAGTTTCCTCTGGTGCGCCCTCCCcgtgggacagggctgagagTGAACCCAGACCCCTGgctgtggggcagagctggccttgggagtgcccacagcagcttggcagggaggggaagcacCCTGGCAACATTCTGCCCCAGTgtcccacagcctgggggacagcaggagctgtggtCCCCCACCAAGTGCCCCATCTCTATCCCCCAGAACAACAATGTGGAGaaccccagctgtgctggcattGAAGGCGTGCTGGAGTCCTACCTCCAGAGCCTGCGCACCGTCCAGCTCTATGGTCCTACCAACTTTGCTCCCGTCATCAACCAGGTGGCTGG GATAGCTGCCCAGGTGACCGATGGCTCACAATATCACGTCCTGCTCATCATCACCGACGGTGTCATCTCTGACATGCTGCAGACCAAGGAAGCCATTGTCACT GCTTCCTCCCTGCCCATGTCCATCATCATTGTGGGAGTAGGCCCAGCTGAGTTTGAGG GGCTGGTGTTTCCATCCCCGGTGTTCATCCCACCGAGGCTTGGTGACACCAGCTGTCACCCCCAGCCATGGAGGAGCTGGACGGTGACGAGGTACGGTTGTCTTCCCGGGGACGGTATGCTGAGAGGGACATTGTACAG TTTGTGCCATTTCGGGATTACGTGGACGACTCGGGCAACCAGGTGCTGA
- the CPNE9 gene encoding copine-9 isoform X1, protein MAAPGALEPAAGPVPGTKVELTVSCRNLLDMDTFSKSDPVVVLFVQVSGSSEWKEFGRTEVIDNTLNPDFVRKFVLDYYFEEKQNLRFDVYNVDSKSCSALKQDFLGQAFVALGEVIGSQRGRLERPLTGVPGKRCGTILLLAEELSNCRDIVTMQLCANKLDKKDFFGKSDPFLVFYRSNEDGTFTICHKTEVVKNTLNPVWQPFTIPVRALCNGDYDRTVKIDVYDWDRDGSHDFIGEFATSYRELSRAQSQFTVYEVLNPRKKCKKKKYVNSGTVTLLSFSVESEFTFVDYIRGGTQLNFTVAIDFTASNGECTWCLGGSPSPWGWPWGGCNGHCAAGLPSQPTSLHYASPYQLSAYALALKAVGEIIQDYDSDKLFPAYGFGAKVPPDGKISHQFPLVRPPRGTGLRVNPDPWLWGRAGLGSAHSSLAGRGSTLATFCPSVPQPGGQQELWSPTKCPISIPQNNNVENPSCAGIEGVLESYLQSLRTVQLYGPTNFAPVINQVAGIAAQVTDGSQYHVLLIITDGVISDMLQTKEAIVTASSLPMSIIIVGVGPAEFEAMEELDGDEVRLSSRGRYAERDIVQFVPFRDYVDDSGNQVLSMARLAKDVLAEIPEQLLSYMKTRDIKPRRADPE, encoded by the exons ATGGCGGCTCCGGGAGCGCTGGAGCCGGCGGCCGGCCCCGTGCCGGGCACCAAGGTGGAGCTCACCGTGTCCTGCCG GAACCTGCTGGACATGGACACCTTCTCCAAGTCCGACCCAG TGGTGGTCCTCTTTGTGCAGGTCTCGGGGAGCAGCGAGTGGAAGGAG TTCGGACGCACCGAGGTGATCGACAACACCCTGAACCCCGACTTTGTCCGCAAGTTCGTCCTCGACTACTACTTCGAGGAGAAGCAAAACCTCCGCTTCGATGT CTACAACGTGGACTCCAAGAGCTGCTCCGCTTTAAAGCAG GACTTCCTGGGGCAGGCATTTGTGGCACTGGGAGAGGTGATTGGGTCCCAGCGGGGACGCCTGGAGAGACCTTTAAC GGGGGTCCCAGGGAAGCGGTGTGGGACTATCTTGCTGCTGGCCGAGGAACTGAGCAACTGCCGG gacaTTGTCACAATGCAGCTGTGTGCCAACAAGCTGGATAAGAAGGACTTCTTTGGAAAATCCGATCCTTTCCTCGTCTTCTATCGTAGCAATGAGGATGGCAC ATTTACTATCTGCCATAAGACAGAGGTGGTGAAGAACACCCTGAACCCGGTGTGGCAGCCCTTCACCATCCCCGTGCGCGCCCTCTGCAACGGCGACTACGACCG GACGGTGAAGATAGATGTGTACGACTGGGACCGGGATGGGAG CCACGACTTCATTGGGGAATTTGCCACCAGCTACCGGGAGCTCTCTCGAGCACAGAGTCAGTTCACAGTGTATGAG GTGCTGAATCCCAGGAAGAAATGCAAGAAGAAGAAATATGTGAATTCTGGCACt GTGACACTGCTCTCCTTCTCCGTTGAGTCTGAGTTCACCTTCGTTGACTACATACGGGGCGG GACGCAGCTGAATTTCACTGTTGCCATTGACTTCACGGCCTCCAATGGTGAGTGCACTTGGTGTCTGGGGGGGTCCCCATCACCGTGGGGCTGGCCGTGGGGCGGGTGCAATgggcactgtgctgcagggttGCCATCACAGCCCACCTCGCTGCACTACGCGAGCCCCTACCAGCTGAGCGCCTATGCCCTGGCACTGAAGGCAGTGGGGGAAATCATCCAGGACTACGACAGTGACAAGCTCTTCCCTGCCTACGGCTTTGGTGCCAAAGTCCCACCTGACGGCAAGATCTCCCACCAGTTTCCTCTGGTGCGCCCTCCCcgtgggacagggctgagagTGAACCCAGACCCCTGgctgtggggcagagctggccttgggagtgcccacagcagcttggcagggaggggaagcacCCTGGCAACATTCTGCCCCAGTgtcccacagcctgggggacagcaggagctgtggtCCCCCACCAAGTGCCCCATCTCTATCCCCCAGAACAACAATGTGGAGaaccccagctgtgctggcattGAAGGCGTGCTGGAGTCCTACCTCCAGAGCCTGCGCACCGTCCAGCTCTATGGTCCTACCAACTTTGCTCCCGTCATCAACCAGGTGGCTGG GATAGCTGCCCAGGTGACCGATGGCTCACAATATCACGTCCTGCTCATCATCACCGACGGTGTCATCTCTGACATGCTGCAGACCAAGGAAGCCATTGTCACT GCTTCCTCCCTGCCCATGTCCATCATCATTGTGGGAGTAGGCCCAGCTGAGTTTGAGG CCATGGAGGAGCTGGACGGTGACGAGGTACGGTTGTCTTCCCGGGGACGGTATGCTGAGAGGGACATTGTACAG TTTGTGCCATTTCGGGATTACGTGGACGACTCGGGCAACCAGGTGCTGAGCATGGCCCGCCTGGCCAAGGACGTGCTGGCTGAGatccctgagcagctgctctcTTACATGAAGACCCGTGACATCAAGCCTCGCCGGGCAGATCCCGAGTAG